TTCTTCACAAAAGCTTCAAAATCGGGAACCATAATGGCCAAAACCTGACGCTGGTCATTCCACAAGCTACGCGGGACCATCAGGGGACTTACACACTGGGTGGTTTCATCAATGGTTCAAGCTTCCCCGCTGCAAGCTGCAATGTGACCGTGAAAGGTAGGAACTGACATCAAAGTAGACCGCAATTGTATGAATCATACCATTTATTTCAAGAAAATAAGACAGACCGAAATTATCTTCTCTCTGATAGTGTCTGTTGTGAGGAAGACAAATGTGTCTTTAGATCTGTAATTTCACTGTGACAGGTAGGAACTGACACACACTAAACGTTACTGTATATACCGCAGGTGTATACATTACAAGAAAATAGGACAGACCGAAATAATCTCCTTCCTGGCATTGTCTGATGTAATGAAGAAACATTGTCCTTTTTTGTCAGATATCGTAGTTTGACATTGCTCCCTTTAGATCTGAAATGCCATTATTTGGTTGCATACTTTCAGAGAACGTTCCTACAGCTCTTCCCCTTACAAACGCCACTGGTACATCCGAAGACACTTCTAACATCGCTATCATCGTTGCTCCAGCCGTTGTGGGCGTTGTTATTGTTGTCGGCATCATCGTCGCTGTCTTCGTCGTCAGAAAGAGGTAAGAGGATGTATGTATGAagggggtcggcccgctattgcgcgaatctgcTATTACAAGGGTTAGGTATGAAGCACCCGAGTTAGTACTAGTTAGAATTCAGAAAAGGTAAACAACAGCTGGGTGCATGCAACACATATTGAACCTATGCTATGACACATACCGCATTGCGAGTTGCATTTAATATCgaaaacaaaaatgttgttttagcacacacacaacacgaacaaacaaacatgtactGACTGCGTGTGAACTGTTATTCGCAATCAGTCATGCGACAAAATGTGACGTCCAAGTGTTCTAATTTGACCAACTCAATGTCTATGCACCAGGAAACATGGCAGGAAGGAAGCAGAGGCAACTGAACGGATGCGTCAACGTGGAAGAGGTAATTTGCTTTTTGTGATTTGCATCTGTAGTGATATTATAATTATCGTATGTGCTGCTTTTATACACTGCTACATCAAAAGCAAAAACCACAGTgcgtatacacacacaggcacatacacacacacacacacacacacacacacacacacacacacacacacacacacacacacacacacacacaccacacacacacacacacacacacacacacacacacacacacacacacatagccttGTGGAGGCCAGTGTAATATGTCACGAAATATTTCCGTGTCCTGAATGAGGTTTCCGAAAGTGTTGTTGGCGTATACAGAGAACGGAAAAGGCGAACGGGTTCAACAAGTGCCGTGAAAGAGACGACAGAAAAAACGGAGAATCGGAGTGCAGAGcataaaggggggaggggagaggagtCGGCGTAAAGGTGGAtagaaagagggagggggaatgtgtgtgtgtgtgtacgtgtgtgtgtgtgtgtgtgtgagcgtgtgtgtgtgtgtgaatgcgtgtgtgtgtgtgtgaatgcgtgtgtgtgtgtgcatgtgtgtgtgtgcgtgtgtgtgtgtctttgtgtctgactgtctgtctgtctgtttcttggtctgtctgtctgtctgtctgtctgtctgtctgtttcttggtgtgtctgtctctagtcTGTCTGCTCCATTATGTTGACTCTACACGCGCTTTAACCAACGGGTTCGGATTCGAGTTACCTATCCATCTTTTAATCTCGTGTTGTTGAAGGGTCGAAAGTGTGCTGCATACCAGGGATGGGAAGAGGCACTCACAGGAATCTGCGCCGCACCACGAACCAACAAGAAGAAACCTTCCTCCCTGTGTAAATCTTCAcatttcagggccggactaccgggggggttatgggggttgcgcaaccccccccccccccctagcctaaacatgtaccttacttatttaattttttttttattattgcttattttatgccgtttcatgcaaggagcgaccattttcctatctcagaatatgacctacccgtcagcttcagggggcttcgccccctgacccccacaacgagggtggggggtgggggggttctagggtttccggaccccctcccccagc
This region of Littorina saxatilis isolate snail1 linkage group LG8, US_GU_Lsax_2.0, whole genome shotgun sequence genomic DNA includes:
- the LOC138972842 gene encoding uncharacterized protein isoform X2, coding for MSVNNFKNVLVLIVLCHLQKTTSSSKDIQTVCSANEADEGTTGRIEFYINPPIDPKAVTYLLYIRKGDKADIVRCDGLEPTPSLECNVLHKSFKIGNHNGQNLTLVIPQATRDHQGTYTLGGFINGSSFPAASCNVTVKENVPTALPLTNATGTSEDTSNIAIIVAPAVVGVVIVVGIIVAVFVVRKRKHGRKEAEATERMRQRGRGSKVCCIPGMGRGTHRNLRRTTNQQEETFLPV
- the LOC138972842 gene encoding uncharacterized protein isoform X1 codes for the protein MSVNNFKNVLVLIVLCHLQKTTSSSKDIQTVCSANEADEGTTGRIEFYINPPIDPKAVTYLLYIRKGDKAGTNDIVRCDGLEPTPSLECNVLHKSFKIGNHNGQNLTLVIPQATRDHQGTYTLGGFINGSSFPAASCNVTVKENVPTALPLTNATGTSEDTSNIAIIVAPAVVGVVIVVGIIVAVFVVRKRKHGRKEAEATERMRQRGRGSKVCCIPGMGRGTHRNLRRTTNQQEETFLPV